In a single window of the Aridibaculum aurantiacum genome:
- a CDS encoding DUF5916 domain-containing protein: MRYQVACLFVFLLATIVTVGQPAKTMVATKISQPPRIDGKLQDPAWQQATPVSGFIVNQPAYGQPAAQNSEIKLLYDDAAIYVGAFLHDDPALIRKQLTPRDGEQRQDIDYFSISFDTYNDKQNAFQFIVTAANVQSDIRISPTGSDYQWDAVWESKTSITEDGWMVEMKIPYMALRFSRKEVQDWGINFGRFTRRTNESAYWNPVNPNVNGFVNQMGSLVGLENLQPPVRLSFQPYVSAGYSVIPTRRGNQETFLRNGGMDLKYGVNESFTIDMTLVPDFGQVQSDNVILNLSPFEQQFNENRPFFTEGTELFNKAGIFYSRRVGAMPGGYHRARRLAADSSYQIVSNPTATQLYNATKFSGRNRHKLGIGVFNAVTAPMHAVLRNDKGEEFEVETEPLANYNIVVLDQALKNRSAITFTNTNVMRAGNSRNANVTALDIVLYDNKNDYRIVTRGRFSQIWGNEKYNGYKSYVAFEKVSGRITYSLNNTLESDRFDPNDLGILLAPNEVRTAAHVGYHQNTPTKNFNFYHINLNVYQQSLYKPFVYQESGYRANALFVFKNFWDVNIVSEGKIGWFNDYFELRSPGKVLKRAPWQFVGIFGSSDSRKKLFGGWGFGFAESPIPNDAFYLVEASLRYRFNPRFSLSINANREEDQGNFGWVTTNSATGVPVIGKRHITSYNNLVNAIYNFTPRMNLTMRARHYWSKVHYLSFHDVQADGHWTDRPFINNADRNFNVFNMDMFYTWDFRLGSRLIVAWKNALGPDAAINGIVNRNYSKNLNQVFQVPHSNEVTVKFIYFLDYQQLRRQKKAEG; encoded by the coding sequence ATGAGATATCAAGTTGCTTGCCTGTTTGTCTTTCTCCTGGCTACCATAGTTACCGTAGGTCAGCCTGCCAAAACAATGGTTGCAACAAAAATTTCTCAGCCTCCACGCATAGATGGAAAACTGCAGGACCCTGCATGGCAACAAGCAACGCCTGTATCTGGCTTCATTGTTAATCAACCGGCATATGGTCAGCCTGCAGCTCAAAACTCAGAGATAAAACTTCTTTATGATGACGCGGCAATTTATGTTGGAGCTTTTTTACATGATGACCCTGCACTGATACGTAAACAACTTACACCTCGAGATGGCGAGCAGCGACAGGATATTGATTACTTCAGCATTTCATTTGATACATATAATGACAAGCAGAATGCTTTCCAGTTCATAGTTACAGCAGCCAACGTTCAAAGCGATATCCGGATCTCGCCTACTGGTTCCGATTACCAATGGGATGCAGTCTGGGAAAGTAAAACATCCATAACTGAAGATGGCTGGATGGTAGAAATGAAGATCCCATACATGGCTCTGCGTTTTTCACGAAAAGAAGTACAGGACTGGGGAATAAACTTTGGCCGTTTTACTCGCCGGACAAATGAAAGTGCTTATTGGAATCCTGTTAACCCTAATGTAAATGGATTTGTGAACCAAATGGGTTCTTTGGTAGGATTGGAAAACCTGCAGCCACCGGTAAGATTATCTTTTCAGCCTTATGTTTCAGCAGGATATAGTGTTATTCCAACAAGAAGAGGCAACCAGGAGACGTTCTTAAGAAATGGAGGGATGGACCTGAAGTACGGTGTGAATGAGAGTTTTACAATTGATATGACACTTGTGCCAGATTTCGGGCAGGTTCAAAGTGATAACGTAATACTCAACCTTTCTCCGTTTGAGCAACAATTCAACGAGAACCGTCCCTTTTTCACTGAAGGAACTGAGCTGTTCAACAAGGCTGGCATCTTTTACTCCAGGCGTGTTGGTGCAATGCCAGGTGGTTATCATAGGGCAAGGCGACTGGCGGCTGACAGTAGTTATCAAATTGTATCCAATCCTACCGCCACACAACTTTACAATGCCACAAAATTCTCCGGACGTAACCGCCATAAATTAGGAATCGGCGTTTTCAATGCTGTTACGGCACCTATGCATGCAGTATTGCGTAACGATAAAGGTGAAGAATTTGAAGTAGAAACAGAACCACTTGCCAATTACAACATCGTTGTTCTAGACCAGGCATTAAAAAATCGTTCAGCCATCACTTTTACAAATACAAATGTGATGCGTGCAGGCAATAGCCGCAATGCTAATGTAACAGCACTTGACATAGTGCTGTACGACAACAAAAACGATTACCGCATTGTAACGCGTGGCCGCTTTAGCCAGATTTGGGGCAATGAGAAATATAATGGCTATAAGTCGTATGTGGCTTTTGAAAAAGTAAGCGGAAGAATTACGTATAGCTTAAACAACACCTTAGAGAGTGATCGTTTTGACCCAAATGACCTTGGCATTCTACTGGCGCCTAATGAAGTAAGAACGGCGGCACATGTAGGTTATCACCAGAACACGCCGACTAAGAATTTCAACTTTTACCACATCAACCTCAACGTATACCAGCAATCACTTTACAAGCCTTTTGTATACCAGGAAAGTGGCTACAGGGCCAATGCTTTGTTTGTCTTCAAAAACTTCTGGGATGTCAATATTGTCTCTGAAGGAAAGATCGGCTGGTTCAACGACTACTTCGAATTACGCTCACCTGGCAAAGTCTTAAAGCGGGCACCATGGCAGTTTGTTGGCATATTTGGAAGCAGTGACAGCCGTAAAAAATTGTTCGGCGGCTGGGGTTTTGGCTTTGCCGAGTCGCCAATACCAAATGATGCATTCTACCTGGTGGAAGCCAGCCTGCGATACAGGTTCAATCCAAGGTTTTCATTATCAATCAATGCGAACCGTGAAGAAGACCAAGGAAATTTTGGTTGGGTAACAACCAATTCAGCCACAGGTGTGCCTGTTATAGGAAAACGACACATAACCTCGTACAACAACCTGGTAAATGCTATTTACAACTTCACGCCGCGTATGAACCTAACCATGCGTGCAAGGCATTACTGGAGCAAAGTGCACTACCTGTCTTTTCACGATGTGCAGGCCGATGGGCATTGGACAGACAGGCCTTTCATCAACAATGCTGACCGGAACTTCAACGTGTTTAACATGGACATGTTTTACACCTGGGACTTCAGGCTGGGCAGCCGCCTGATCGTAGCATGGAAAAATGCTTTAGGTCCAGACGCTGCTATCAATGGCATTGTCAATAGGAACTACAGCAAAAACCTCAACCAGGTCTTCCAGGTCCCGCACAGCAATGAGGTTACAGTTAAATTTATTTACTTCCTCGATTACCAGCAACTACGCAGGCAGAAAAAAGCTGAAGGATAG
- a CDS encoding XRE family transcriptional regulator: MSQAGKNLKYLRKLRGWTQEEFAAKLKIKRSLLGAYEEERAEPKLEVLEIVSGIFKLSLDELLLKDVANAKGGTYLEKRRQLKMMTSVAEIQFVPVKAAAGYLAGYADDDFIDELNTFTLPMLAAGHYRAFEIIGDSMLPTPSGSVIVGEKVDTVDDVRSNNTYIVVSRSEGIVYKRVAKNNRTKNKVTLISDNPQYEPYNVNADDILELWQAQMIIQKANVQQRWDVNQLASLVTNLQDQVSTLKKKMN, from the coding sequence ATGTCGCAAGCCGGTAAAAACCTGAAATACCTGCGTAAGCTTCGCGGGTGGACACAGGAAGAATTTGCTGCAAAACTTAAGATCAAGCGTTCCTTGCTAGGAGCTTATGAAGAAGAAAGAGCTGAACCTAAACTGGAAGTACTGGAGATCGTGAGTGGCATCTTTAAACTTTCATTGGATGAGCTCCTGCTAAAGGATGTAGCCAACGCCAAAGGAGGAACTTACCTTGAAAAACGCCGGCAGTTGAAAATGATGACTTCGGTAGCGGAGATACAATTTGTACCGGTAAAAGCAGCCGCAGGTTACCTGGCTGGATATGCTGATGATGATTTTATTGATGAACTAAACACTTTCACCTTACCTATGCTTGCGGCAGGACATTACCGCGCTTTCGAGATCATTGGTGACAGTATGTTGCCCACACCTAGTGGTTCGGTAATAGTGGGTGAAAAAGTAGATACAGTAGATGATGTAAGAAGTAACAATACTTACATTGTTGTATCGCGCAGCGAAGGAATAGTTTACAAGAGAGTGGCAAAAAACAACCGCACCAAAAATAAAGTGACGCTAATAAGCGACAATCCACAATACGAGCCATACAATGTTAATGCAGATGACATCCTGGAACTATGGCAGGCTCAAATGATCATTCAAAAGGCGAATGTGCAACAGCGCTGGGATGTAAACCAACTTGCATCGCTGGTTACCAACCTGCAAGACCAGGTGAGTACACTAAAGAAGAAAATGAATTAA
- the surE gene encoding 5'/3'-nucleotidase SurE: protein MAKSNNGTTKTEAEKKKAGKKQQGQATDTKLKPGLGPEQSQENTKVKAAKEADTKRTLEPTAKVLAEEKIILITNDDGVTAPGLAALVDSVKDMGKIVVIAPDKAQSGMGHAITIGAPLRMSRVNNFGDIEAYSCNGTPVDCVKLAVDKILHRKPDICLSGVNHGANHSINVIYSGTMSAAVEASIESIPSIGFSLLDYSIDADFSGAQKYARILVQQLLSRKTIDKHLCLNVNFPAVDVNKLKGLKFCRQAYAKYEEDFLERVDPHQRKYYWLTGEFVNFDKGRDTDVWALNNNYVSVVPVQFDLTNYKLKEKLEKILKF from the coding sequence ATGGCGAAAAGCAATAACGGAACAACCAAAACAGAAGCTGAAAAGAAAAAAGCTGGTAAAAAACAACAAGGACAGGCTACTGATACTAAACTGAAACCAGGACTAGGCCCTGAGCAATCGCAAGAAAATACTAAGGTAAAAGCAGCCAAGGAAGCAGATACAAAACGTACACTTGAGCCCACTGCTAAAGTACTGGCAGAAGAAAAGATCATCCTTATTACGAACGACGATGGCGTGACTGCGCCTGGTTTGGCAGCACTGGTAGATTCGGTAAAGGATATGGGTAAAATAGTAGTGATAGCACCCGATAAAGCACAAAGTGGAATGGGTCATGCTATTACTATCGGGGCTCCACTAAGAATGTCGCGTGTAAATAACTTCGGAGATATTGAAGCATATTCATGTAATGGAACACCTGTTGACTGTGTGAAACTGGCGGTTGATAAAATTTTACATCGCAAGCCAGACATCTGCCTGAGTGGGGTAAATCATGGAGCCAATCATTCTATCAATGTTATCTACTCAGGTACCATGTCCGCCGCTGTGGAAGCTTCCATTGAAAGCATTCCAAGCATAGGTTTCTCGTTATTAGATTATAGCATAGATGCTGACTTCTCCGGAGCTCAGAAATATGCACGCATTCTTGTTCAGCAATTGCTGAGTCGCAAGACCATTGACAAGCATCTTTGCCTGAACGTGAATTTTCCAGCCGTAGATGTAAATAAGCTTAAAGGTTTAAAGTTCTGTCGCCAGGCATATGCTAAATATGAAGAAGATTTCCTGGAGCGTGTAGATCCTCATCAAAGGAAATACTACTGGCTGACAGGCGAGTTTGTAAACTTCGACAAAGGCCGTGACACGGATGTTTGGGCCCTCAATAACAACTATGTAAGTGTGGTTCCTGTACAGTTCGATCTAACAAATTATAAGCTGAAAGAAAAGCTGGAGAAAATTCTAAAATTCTAA
- a CDS encoding PIG-L family deacetylase: MKKWILSFLVLFMYSLRVSSQQPATYNSSDIFLQLKKLNVLGSVLYVAAHPDDENTRLLAFMAREKMYRTGYLSLTRGDGGQNLIGNEQGIELGLIRTQELLAARRIDGAEQFFTRAYDFGYSKSADEAMRIWDKEKVLADVVWVIRKFQPDVIITRFPGDERAGHGHHTASALLANEAFEAAADPAKFTDQFAHGVKPWKAKRILWNSFNFGGNNTTSNDQFKVDVGAFNPLLGKGYGEIASESRSQHKSQGFGVARQRGQQLEYFTPTGGEAPVNDLFDNINTSWSRIEGGAAIQQQVQQILNSYSFTNPQASVSALVQLHRSIKVLPQHYWTNKKLQEIEQLIEACSGLFAEAVTVHEYGVQGDSIRFSYVLNNRSGLKTNLKSIALLKGSAVVAGNKVPATGSVKDTVINKQLPANQNMVMLQDILIDEDVPVSQPYWVAAGLKGGYFDVKDQTLVGRPDIVPAFIARFVVNVEGVDLVLDKPLQYKHTDPVKGELYQPLTILPKVVVSATPTVVLANVKPATSPKITVAYTSNVNAQQVPASLTVHNGRASDLFEKRPLDLKKGNGGSFSYPLQKMYHAGQGNNLDHSLVLQVKNKEQKFGLNHKAIRYDHIPDIHYFYHDQVKVIDAEVKTAGKKIGYIAGAGDRVAEALELMGYEVTRLGENDITAANLVQFDAVVTGIRAYNVHEFLSSKYNDLMIFVKNGGNLIVQYNTNNQIGPVRAQISPYPLTITRNRVTDEASPVRFDIPNHPVLNYPNKITLNDFEGWIQERSIYHAETSDTNYVAPVSMADPNEKHTGGGLVIAKHGKGNFVYTGLVFFRQLPAGVPGAYRLMANLIALPKNNVPAGKQTKNISR; encoded by the coding sequence ATGAAAAAATGGATATTGTCGTTTCTCGTGCTGTTCATGTATTCGCTGCGTGTAAGCAGCCAGCAGCCTGCGACCTACAACAGTTCAGATATTTTCCTGCAGTTAAAAAAGTTGAATGTACTGGGAAGTGTATTATATGTAGCCGCACACCCCGATGATGAGAATACCCGGCTGCTGGCTTTCATGGCCAGGGAAAAAATGTACCGCACCGGCTACCTTAGCCTTACCCGTGGCGATGGCGGTCAAAATCTGATAGGTAATGAACAAGGGATTGAGCTGGGGCTTATCCGTACGCAAGAATTGCTGGCTGCACGCCGCATAGATGGTGCAGAACAATTTTTTACCCGTGCCTACGATTTTGGTTACAGCAAAAGTGCTGATGAGGCAATGCGCATCTGGGATAAAGAAAAGGTGCTGGCAGACGTGGTTTGGGTGATCAGGAAGTTTCAGCCGGATGTGATCATCACACGTTTTCCTGGGGATGAGAGAGCAGGTCATGGTCACCATACCGCTTCGGCCTTGTTGGCCAATGAAGCTTTTGAAGCTGCTGCGGATCCTGCAAAATTTACCGATCAATTTGCTCATGGTGTGAAGCCATGGAAGGCAAAACGCATACTTTGGAACTCTTTCAACTTTGGCGGCAACAACACCACCAGCAACGATCAGTTTAAAGTAGATGTTGGAGCTTTCAATCCTTTATTGGGTAAGGGTTATGGCGAAATAGCCAGTGAAAGCCGCAGCCAGCATAAAAGCCAGGGATTTGGTGTGGCGCGCCAGCGCGGACAGCAGTTGGAGTATTTTACACCAACAGGTGGCGAAGCACCGGTGAACGATCTGTTTGATAACATCAATACTTCTTGGAGCAGGATAGAAGGCGGTGCTGCTATCCAGCAACAGGTACAGCAGATACTTAATTCTTATTCATTTACAAATCCTCAAGCTTCTGTTTCCGCTTTGGTGCAGTTGCACAGGTCCATCAAGGTGTTGCCACAGCATTACTGGACCAACAAAAAGCTGCAGGAAATAGAGCAGCTGATAGAAGCTTGCAGCGGGCTTTTTGCTGAAGCAGTAACCGTTCATGAGTATGGAGTACAAGGCGATTCCATTCGTTTTAGCTACGTCTTGAACAACAGGAGTGGATTAAAGACGAACTTGAAAAGTATAGCATTATTGAAAGGTTCAGCTGTAGTGGCAGGCAATAAAGTGCCGGCTACAGGTTCTGTAAAAGATACTGTAATAAACAAGCAGCTGCCGGCCAACCAGAACATGGTGATGCTACAGGACATCTTGATCGATGAAGATGTGCCGGTGTCGCAGCCATACTGGGTAGCGGCTGGTTTAAAAGGCGGTTATTTTGATGTGAAAGATCAAACGCTGGTAGGTCGTCCTGACATTGTTCCTGCTTTCATAGCTCGCTTTGTAGTGAACGTAGAAGGTGTGGACCTTGTGTTGGATAAGCCGCTTCAGTATAAACATACAGACCCGGTGAAGGGTGAGTTGTACCAGCCTCTTACCATTTTACCGAAGGTGGTTGTATCGGCTACTCCTACTGTGGTGCTGGCAAATGTGAAGCCTGCTACCAGTCCCAAAATTACCGTTGCGTATACCAGCAATGTAAATGCGCAACAGGTACCTGCTTCGCTTACTGTACATAATGGACGTGCCTCCGATCTTTTTGAAAAGCGTCCACTTGACCTGAAAAAAGGTAACGGCGGATCTTTTTCTTACCCGCTGCAGAAGATGTATCATGCAGGCCAGGGTAATAACCTTGATCATTCTTTAGTACTGCAGGTAAAAAACAAGGAGCAGAAGTTTGGCCTGAACCATAAGGCCATCCGCTACGATCACATTCCTGATATCCATTACTTCTACCACGACCAGGTAAAAGTGATAGACGCAGAGGTTAAAACAGCAGGTAAAAAAATAGGTTATATAGCCGGTGCTGGCGATCGCGTAGCAGAAGCTTTGGAGTTGATGGGTTATGAAGTGACACGCCTGGGTGAGAATGACATCACTGCTGCCAACCTGGTTCAATTTGACGCTGTAGTAACTGGTATTCGTGCCTATAATGTTCATGAATTTTTGAGCAGCAAGTACAACGACCTGATGATTTTTGTAAAGAATGGCGGAAACCTGATTGTTCAGTACAACACTAACAACCAGATAGGTCCTGTACGTGCACAGATATCACCATACCCTCTGACCATTACACGCAATCGTGTTACCGATGAGGCTTCTCCTGTTCGTTTTGATATACCTAACCACCCTGTACTGAACTACCCAAATAAGATAACGCTTAATGATTTTGAAGGATGGATACAGGAGCGCAGCATTTACCATGCTGAAACTTCGGACACGAATTATGTAGCGCCTGTATCAATGGCTGATCCTAATGAAAAACATACGGGTGGAGGACTGGTGATAGCAAAACATGGTAAAGGCAATTTTGTGTATACCGGGCTCGTTTTCTTCAGGCAGTTGCCTGCAGGAGTGCCGGGAGCATATCGTTTGATGGCCAACCTGATCGCTTTACCGAAAAATAACGTACCTGCTGGTAAGCAAACAAAAAACATCAGCAGGTAA
- a CDS encoding sodium:solute symporter has protein sequence MSSIDWWVLCLTLLGIISYGLYKSRTSKNLEGYFLSNRSMPWYLVLLSIMGTQASAITFLSAPGQAFTDGMRFVQYYFGLPIAMVVICITFVPLFNRLKVFTAYEFLEQRFDLKTRTLTSFLFLLQRGLSTGISVYAPSIILSSLLGWNIFLTNIFMGGLLIIYTMSGGARAVAYTQQLQLIIIFIGMFLAGYMIVHLLPEGIGFSEALHISGASGKLNVITTGITENGFDWSDRYNMFSGVIGGFFLALSYFGTDQSQVQRFLTAKDTTESKRGLLMNGLVKVPMQFLILLIGALLFTFYQFKPSPVFHNRAVEEKAMLTPMRDTLESIRSQYSEISKRQTGISTTYLQAVKEPGEAAIKDSLQSGNRQLDSLRTVYKGLIKQAVPLADTNDTNYIFLRFVVDYLPVGLIGLLIAIIFLAAWGSIAAALNSLASCTMIDFHNRFRKGVVGGDAVQDKKDYRTSKLYTLAWGIFCIVVAQFANRMGSLIEAVNILGSLFYGVILGIFLVAFYLKKIGGNAVFWSAIIAEALVVTLFTLNAYDVIKLSFLWLNAVGALLVVFIALMMQAFLPRNNREELSPTDRS, from the coding sequence ATGAGTTCAATAGACTGGTGGGTACTCTGCCTGACACTGCTGGGGATCATTAGCTATGGCTTGTACAAGAGCCGCACTTCTAAAAACCTGGAAGGTTATTTCCTGAGTAACAGGAGCATGCCGTGGTACCTGGTGCTGCTAAGCATCATGGGTACGCAGGCGAGTGCCATCACTTTTCTTTCTGCACCGGGACAAGCGTTCACCGATGGGATGCGTTTCGTGCAGTATTACTTCGGATTACCAATAGCGATGGTGGTGATTTGTATCACCTTCGTTCCGCTCTTCAACCGGCTGAAGGTCTTCACCGCATATGAGTTTCTTGAACAGCGTTTCGATTTGAAGACACGGACGCTAACCTCATTTCTCTTCCTGCTGCAGCGTGGGCTTTCTACAGGTATAAGTGTGTATGCGCCTTCAATCATCCTGTCGTCGCTTCTGGGTTGGAATATCTTTCTTACCAATATTTTCATGGGCGGCCTGCTCATCATCTATACTATGAGTGGTGGTGCACGTGCTGTTGCCTACACGCAGCAGCTGCAGCTCATCATCATCTTCATTGGTATGTTCCTCGCGGGTTACATGATCGTGCACCTGCTGCCTGAAGGCATTGGCTTTAGCGAGGCCTTGCACATCAGCGGTGCTTCAGGTAAACTTAATGTAATCACTACCGGTATAACAGAAAATGGCTTTGACTGGAGCGATCGCTACAATATGTTTAGCGGTGTCATAGGCGGGTTTTTTTTAGCCTTGTCGTACTTCGGCACCGACCAGAGCCAGGTGCAGCGTTTTCTAACAGCGAAAGACACAACAGAAAGCAAACGTGGATTATTGATGAACGGCCTGGTAAAGGTGCCAATGCAGTTCCTGATACTGCTGATTGGTGCATTATTATTTACGTTTTACCAGTTCAAGCCATCGCCGGTTTTTCACAACAGGGCGGTGGAGGAAAAGGCGATGCTAACACCCATGCGCGATACGCTGGAAAGCATCCGCAGCCAGTATAGCGAGATCAGTAAACGGCAGACCGGAATTAGTACCACATACCTGCAGGCGGTGAAAGAGCCGGGTGAGGCAGCTATAAAAGACAGCCTGCAAAGCGGCAACCGGCAACTGGACTCGCTGCGGACAGTGTACAAAGGCTTAATTAAACAAGCCGTGCCGCTGGCCGATACCAATGATACCAATTATATCTTCCTGCGGTTTGTGGTAGACTACCTGCCAGTAGGGCTGATCGGTCTGCTGATAGCCATTATCTTTTTAGCTGCCTGGGGCTCCATTGCTGCTGCGCTTAATTCGCTGGCGTCGTGCACCATGATAGACTTCCACAACCGCTTTAGAAAAGGTGTGGTGGGTGGAGATGCGGTGCAGGATAAGAAGGATTATCGTACCTCTAAACTCTACACCCTTGCCTGGGGTATCTTCTGTATTGTAGTGGCACAGTTTGCTAACAGGATGGGCAGCCTGATAGAAGCAGTAAACATTCTTGGCTCGTTGTTCTATGGCGTGATACTCGGCATTTTCCTGGTCGCATTTTACCTGAAGAAGATCGGTGGCAATGCCGTCTTCTGGAGTGCCATCATAGCAGAAGCGCTGGTAGTGACACTGTTTACGCTAAACGCTTACGATGTTATCAAGCTAAGCTTCCTGTGGCTGAACGCAGTAGGAGCGCTGCTGGTGGTATTTATTGCTTTGATGATGCAAGCTTTTTTGCCGCGCAACAATCGGGAAGAACTATCGCCTACTGACCGGTCATAG
- the hscA gene encoding Fe-S protein assembly chaperone HscA gives MAKIGINIATGSLQKEEMIVGIDLGTTNSLVAIIHPESKQPIALKEHNSSSLVPSVVHFDEMGGLTVGEEARKFLITEPQNTIFSAKRLMGKSYNDVKQNASFFTYKVIDDDTESLVKVQVGDKFYSPIDLSSFILKELKARAEHILKTPVTKAVITVPAYFNDAQRQATRDAGKLAGLDVLRIINEPTAASLAYGLGLNKDEQKTIAVYDLGGGTFDISILQITNGIFEVLSTNGDTYLGGDDFDRAIVKHWLQQTGLSEEEMSGNKELSQALRLKAEEAKKHLSSNNTFEAKLNGDLLRITKAEFNELIAPLISKTIDSCRNAVKDAGIEISAIDTVVMVGGSTRVPAVKEAVSSFFGKPVHDEVNPDEVVALGAAVQADILAGNNKEFLLLDITPLSLGIETMGGLMDVLIPRNSKIPTKAGRQYTTSKDGQSGMRISVFQGERDLVQDNRKLAEFNLTGIPAMPAGLPKVEVSFLINADGILVVTARELRSGVEQKIEVKPQYGLSDEDVEKMLLDSITHAKDDIAKRALVEAKTEGEQLLETTEKFLTKNAQQLTQEELVQTAEAMQALQLALTMEDKDLIHKKMEELNDISRPYAERLMDMAVSQAMKGKTI, from the coding sequence ATGGCCAAAATAGGTATCAATATAGCGACCGGAAGTTTGCAGAAGGAGGAGATGATCGTGGGGATAGATCTGGGAACTACCAATAGTCTGGTTGCGATCATTCACCCGGAGAGCAAGCAACCTATTGCTTTGAAAGAACATAACAGTAGCAGCCTGGTGCCGAGCGTGGTGCATTTTGACGAGATGGGCGGTTTGACGGTAGGCGAAGAAGCTAGGAAGTTTTTGATAACTGAGCCTCAGAACACCATTTTTAGCGCGAAGCGGTTGATGGGTAAGAGCTATAATGATGTAAAGCAGAATGCTTCTTTCTTCACGTATAAAGTTATTGACGATGATACTGAGAGCCTGGTGAAGGTGCAGGTGGGCGATAAATTCTATTCGCCGATCGATCTGTCGTCGTTTATACTAAAAGAGCTGAAGGCAAGGGCAGAACATATACTGAAAACACCGGTAACCAAGGCTGTGATCACCGTGCCGGCTTACTTCAACGATGCACAGCGGCAGGCAACACGGGATGCGGGAAAGCTGGCAGGTCTTGACGTGTTGCGCATCATCAACGAACCTACAGCAGCCAGTCTTGCCTACGGTTTGGGATTGAATAAGGATGAGCAAAAGACCATAGCTGTATATGATCTTGGTGGTGGTACATTTGACATCTCGATCCTGCAAATCACCAATGGCATCTTTGAAGTATTGAGCACCAATGGCGACACTTATCTTGGCGGTGATGATTTTGATCGCGCTATTGTAAAGCATTGGCTGCAGCAGACAGGATTAAGTGAAGAGGAAATGTCTGGCAATAAAGAGCTGTCACAGGCACTTCGTTTGAAAGCTGAAGAGGCGAAAAAACATTTGAGCAGTAACAATACGTTTGAAGCTAAATTGAACGGCGATCTGCTACGGATTACCAAGGCAGAATTCAATGAGCTGATAGCACCGCTTATCAGCAAGACAATAGATAGTTGTCGTAACGCAGTAAAAGATGCGGGTATAGAGATCAGTGCGATTGATACAGTGGTGATGGTGGGTGGTAGTACTCGTGTTCCTGCAGTGAAAGAAGCTGTCAGCAGTTTCTTTGGCAAACCTGTTCATGATGAAGTAAACCCTGATGAAGTAGTGGCACTGGGCGCTGCAGTACAGGCTGATATACTGGCTGGTAACAACAAAGAATTCTTACTACTCGATATTACACCATTGAGCCTGGGTATAGAAACGATGGGTGGACTGATGGATGTGCTGATACCGCGTAATTCAAAAATTCCTACTAAGGCAGGAAGACAATACACTACTTCGAAAGATGGGCAGAGTGGTATGCGCATCAGCGTGTTCCAGGGCGAACGCGACCTGGTGCAGGACAATCGCAAGCTGGCCGAATTTAATCTGACAGGTATACCGGCTATGCCTGCAGGTTTACCTAAAGTGGAAGTGTCATTCCTGATAAACGCCGATGGTATACTGGTGGTGACGGCAAGGGAACTTCGTAGTGGGGTAGAGCAGAAGATAGAGGTTAAGCCGCAGTATGGTTTGTCGGACGAAGACGTGGAGAAGATGTTACTGGATAGTATTACCCATGCAAAAGATGATATAGCCAAACGTGCGCTGGTAGAAGCAAAGACCGAAGGTGAGCAACTGCTGGAGACAACGGAAAAGTTCCTGACGAAGAATGCGCAGCAGCTTACACAGGAAGAACTGGTGCAGACCGCTGAGGCCATGCAGGCACTGCAGCTCGCGCTAACGATGGAGGACAAAGATCTTATCCATAAGAAGATGGAAGAGCTGAATGATATCAGCAGGCCGTATGCGGAGCGATTGATGGATATGGCTGTTAGCCAGGCAATGAAAGGGAAGACGATATAA